One stretch of Aquimarina sp. Aq107 DNA includes these proteins:
- a CDS encoding helix-turn-helix domain-containing protein: MEVIVLESEAYQHLQKEMMQLVRTTIREAKEEAMANMDPANDWLSSVEAKELLGIKSKTKLQELRDCDEIRFSKAGKVIRYSKKSILEYLNRHIVL; this comes from the coding sequence ATGGAAGTAATCGTATTAGAATCAGAAGCCTATCAACATCTACAGAAAGAGATGATGCAATTAGTAAGAACCACTATTCGCGAAGCTAAAGAAGAAGCCATGGCCAATATGGACCCTGCTAATGATTGGTTATCATCAGTGGAAGCCAAAGAACTCCTAGGAATCAAAAGTAAAACCAAACTACAGGAACTACGAGATTGTGATGAAATTCGATTCTCAAAAGCCGGAAAAGTAATTCGCTATTCCAAAAAGAGTATTCTAGAGTATTTAAATAGACATATCGTACTGTAA
- a CDS encoding B12-binding domain-containing radical SAM protein, which yields MKKQYKVILISMSGVRVYNKRLLDLGLTLPGFVERSEVIASLPSLGLLTLAAHTPKNWEVIYKELDNFSESEITEIVNENPDLIAFSSLTARINETYKLSQRFRNIGITVAIGGLHVSAVPNEGQKFADIIIQGEGEIIWKTILNNFENNTTKSFYSSLSNSKYTFNFNACEIPKYELLDISKYNRLTIQTTRGCPLNCSFCAASRTISSYKKKSISQIEKELNKILEVWDRPFIELADDNTFVDKKWSRELLKLFAKYKIKWFTETDISIAYDDELLELLSKSNCAQVLIGFETANKNGLKGIDRNNWKHKQFDNYLEAIDKIQSFGISVNGCFILGFDTDTKETFKETEEFIVNSNLSEVQITLLTPFPGTELYNQLKREQRLLTDNYWDKCTLFDVNFIPKNFSVMELETEFEKLMTNIYSKELVVNRKNNFKKTLLNKRKTNLYESI from the coding sequence ATGAAGAAACAATATAAAGTCATTTTAATTTCAATGAGTGGTGTAAGGGTTTACAATAAGCGATTGCTTGACCTTGGATTGACTTTACCTGGCTTTGTAGAGAGAAGTGAAGTTATTGCCAGTTTACCAAGTCTAGGATTATTAACACTTGCAGCCCACACACCCAAAAATTGGGAAGTAATCTATAAAGAATTAGACAATTTTTCTGAATCTGAAATTACTGAAATAGTTAATGAAAATCCGGATTTAATTGCATTTTCTTCATTAACTGCTAGAATTAATGAAACGTACAAATTAAGTCAAAGATTCAGAAATATTGGAATAACAGTAGCAATCGGTGGATTACACGTATCAGCTGTTCCAAATGAAGGGCAAAAATTTGCCGATATTATTATTCAAGGGGAAGGTGAAATAATTTGGAAAACAATTCTCAACAACTTTGAAAACAATACAACAAAGTCCTTTTATAGTTCACTTTCGAACTCAAAATATACATTTAATTTTAATGCCTGTGAAATACCAAAATATGAATTACTAGATATTTCAAAGTATAATAGACTGACAATTCAAACTACCAGAGGTTGTCCATTGAATTGTAGTTTTTGTGCAGCTTCTCGAACTATAAGTTCTTACAAAAAGAAATCAATATCACAAATCGAAAAGGAATTAAACAAAATACTTGAAGTTTGGGATAGACCTTTTATTGAATTAGCAGATGACAACACCTTTGTTGATAAAAAATGGTCGAGAGAACTGTTAAAACTATTCGCAAAATATAAAATCAAATGGTTTACAGAAACTGATATTTCTATTGCATACGATGATGAGTTATTAGAATTACTTTCTAAATCTAACTGTGCTCAAGTGTTAATTGGATTTGAGACTGCAAATAAAAATGGACTAAAAGGAATTGATAGAAATAATTGGAAGCATAAACAATTTGACAATTATCTAGAAGCTATTGACAAAATACAATCCTTCGGAATCTCTGTTAATGGTTGTTTTATTCTGGGATTTGATACCGACACAAAAGAAACTTTTAAGGAAACAGAGGAGTTTATAGTTAATAGTAACCTTTCAGAAGTTCAAATAACATTACTAACACCATTTCCAGGAACGGAACTATATAATCAACTTAAAAGAGAACAAAGATTATTAACTGACAACTATTGGGATAAATGCACATTATTTGACGTGAATTTTATTCCAAAAAACTTTTCTGTAATGGAACTTGAAACAGAATTTGAAAAATTAATGACAAATATTTATTCTAAAGAGCTTGTTGTAAATAGAAAAAATAATTTCAAAAAAACACTATTAAACAAAAGAAAAACAAACTTATATGAGTCTATTTAA
- a CDS encoding DUF3144 domain-containing protein, whose translation MNKVDDTFYDRADKHINLSNNQLKTETPGKVSASMMYSVARFNAWVSASGWNNGEEMRSGREETIDYFVTEFRKMLEENIDDYIQNFDDYMKPKK comes from the coding sequence ATGAACAAAGTAGATGACACATTTTATGATCGTGCTGATAAGCATATTAATCTATCAAACAATCAACTGAAAACCGAGACCCCTGGTAAAGTAAGTGCATCTATGATGTACAGTGTTGCAAGATTTAATGCTTGGGTAAGCGCAAGTGGATGGAATAACGGAGAAGAAATGAGATCGGGAAGAGAGGAAACTATTGACTATTTTGTGACAGAATTCAGAAAAATGTTAGAAGAAAATATCGATGACTACATTCAAAATTTTGACGATTATATGAAGCCAAAAAAATAA
- a CDS encoding peptidoglycan-binding protein yields MQQIIKSRTRKKKKPLSQKQILIIGLGSGVALGLGYLAYNHFRNKAAVRRSFTNNPITIPSEDIVTTPNLPVAAVGNFPVKRGARGSLVVMIQNALLAKGGQAAMIIKETSFRNGRVDGIFGKGTERALRAAGFPSAITQSIFTTLVGKTTTSGFDAASISKEIIDAANKRNLFGVLGGLKKINSVPQYQSVSTFFQGVRIAGIRVTSLVNALLSVAFKQKELEKVKIRSEFRRMGLKQNARGIWFIPGLGGAIGSFDNNANQVNNEWNLAIAVKPTLLKSTDGSFIVPELTPNTVVGYITGMENGVTRILTQSGETVFAPTRNLSSF; encoded by the coding sequence ATGCAACAAATTATAAAAAGTAGGACCCGAAAGAAAAAAAAGCCATTATCACAAAAACAGATTTTGATAATTGGACTTGGTAGCGGTGTGGCATTAGGTTTAGGATACCTAGCTTATAACCATTTTAGAAATAAAGCTGCTGTAAGACGAAGCTTTACTAATAATCCAATTACAATTCCTTCCGAAGACATTGTAACAACACCAAATTTACCAGTGGCTGCCGTTGGCAACTTTCCAGTGAAAAGAGGTGCCAGAGGTTCATTAGTAGTGATGATACAAAATGCACTCCTGGCAAAAGGAGGACAAGCCGCTATGATCATCAAAGAGACTAGTTTTAGAAATGGTCGTGTGGACGGAATTTTCGGTAAAGGAACAGAACGAGCACTTAGAGCAGCCGGTTTTCCTTCGGCAATTACGCAAAGTATTTTTACCACTTTAGTAGGCAAAACTACAACATCAGGATTCGATGCTGCATCGATCTCAAAAGAAATTATAGATGCTGCCAATAAAAGAAATCTGTTTGGAGTACTTGGTGGATTGAAGAAAATAAATTCTGTACCCCAATATCAATCAGTGAGTACTTTTTTTCAGGGAGTACGAATCGCAGGGATTAGGGTCACTTCTTTAGTCAACGCCTTATTAAGTGTGGCATTCAAACAAAAAGAACTTGAGAAGGTAAAAATAAGATCAGAGTTCAGGCGTATGGGACTCAAACAAAATGCTCGCGGAATATGGTTCATACCAGGACTCGGTGGAGCCATTGGCTCTTTTGATAACAATGCAAATCAAGTCAATAATGAGTGGAACTTGGCTATCGCAGTTAAACCTACCCTACTAAAGTCTACTGATGGATCTTTTATAGTTCCTGAATTAACTCCTAATACGGTAGTAGGATATATCACAGGTATGGAAAATGGAGTCACCAGAATTCTAACTCAATCTGGAGAAACCGTCTTCGCTCCTACCAGAAACCTATCCTCCTTTTGA
- a CDS encoding CHAP domain-containing protein — protein MSHRGNHKDEQYTRQCVKELYDSQVGVRETGGSNRGPQVEMYLESVDLGPGYAWCAAFVSWVYQNTGIQTPLNGWVPSYALERKRIYQRGKFSKSKPQQGDVFLIWYHKLNRPAHIGFVDQWGDKWIVTVEGNTNDNGSREGDGVYRKRRLKKQIWVVSDFIGNN, from the coding sequence ATGAGCCATAGAGGCAACCATAAAGATGAGCAATACACTAGACAATGTGTAAAAGAACTATACGATTCCCAAGTTGGGGTTCGAGAAACTGGAGGTTCTAATCGAGGACCTCAGGTAGAGATGTATTTAGAGAGTGTGGATTTAGGTCCTGGATATGCCTGGTGTGCAGCTTTTGTTTCTTGGGTTTATCAGAATACAGGTATTCAAACGCCACTTAATGGTTGGGTACCGAGTTATGCATTAGAGCGTAAACGCATTTATCAAAGAGGAAAGTTTAGTAAGAGTAAGCCACAACAAGGCGATGTATTTTTAATCTGGTATCACAAATTGAATCGTCCGGCACATATCGGATTTGTAGATCAGTGGGGAGATAAATGGATTGTAACCGTAGAAGGTAATACAAACGATAATGGCTCTCGTGAAGGTGATGGTGTGTATCGAAAACGAAGATTGAAAAAACAAATCTGGGTAGTATCTGATTTCATTGGTAACAATTAA
- a CDS encoding DUF4248 domain-containing protein produces MKSIRQKGIYFEGEEPVKLRAYYKYELAALYNVCTKTFSSWIHTYLEELEKFGYKKSTKLLRPEVVRFLFERLGEP; encoded by the coding sequence ATGAAATCTATACGACAAAAAGGAATCTATTTTGAAGGAGAGGAACCGGTTAAGCTAAGAGCTTATTATAAATATGAACTAGCTGCATTATACAATGTATGCACCAAAACCTTCTCTTCTTGGATACATACCTATTTGGAAGAGTTAGAGAAATTTGGATATAAAAAAAGTACCAAGCTTCTGAGACCAGAAGTGGTGCGTTTTTTGTTTGAAAGGTTGGGGGAACCTTAA
- a CDS encoding RadC family protein translates to MIKRKNTVAHISKRAKQIRKKGEKWTDAIKRASKELKSKKHVLGATSKAPSYTISGLNGLKGSANTTPIPEINITFSRRRKVTGKIGSARDVANTISKFYTKNTIEVREQFFVLYLDNSYKVLGYHTHSVGGIKGSLVDLRILFSVALKSLATSIIIAHNHPSGALRPSSSDIGITSKIKKAGELLDIQLLDHIIITKESFYSFAEEGKL, encoded by the coding sequence ATGATCAAGAGAAAAAACACTGTTGCTCACATCAGCAAACGAGCCAAACAAATCCGAAAAAAAGGAGAGAAATGGACGGATGCGATCAAAAGAGCATCCAAAGAATTAAAATCAAAGAAGCATGTACTTGGAGCAACTTCAAAAGCTCCTTCTTATACCATCAGTGGATTAAATGGTTTAAAAGGATCTGCTAACACTACTCCTATTCCCGAGATTAACATTACTTTTTCTAGAAGAAGAAAGGTTACCGGAAAAATAGGTTCTGCAAGGGATGTAGCTAACACTATCTCCAAATTTTATACAAAAAACACAATCGAAGTTAGAGAGCAATTTTTTGTTTTGTATTTGGACAATAGTTATAAAGTACTAGGATATCACACCCATTCCGTTGGTGGTATCAAAGGAAGCCTTGTTGATCTAAGAATTCTATTCTCCGTTGCATTAAAAAGTTTAGCAACCAGTATTATCATAGCACACAATCATCCATCCGGAGCCTTAAGACCAAGTTCATCCGATATCGGTATAACCTCTAAGATTAAAAAAGCTGGAGAGTTATTAGACATCCAATTATTGGATCATATCATTATTACCAAGGAGAGCTTTTACTCATTTGCTGAAGAAGGGAAACTATGA
- a CDS encoding DNA cytosine methyltransferase has protein sequence MKKPVLLDLFSGIGGFPKGLIEGGFKFKKHYFSEIDPFAIANYSYNFKNATYVGPIENIKKGTIQKPDIITFGSPCQDLSMAGKRKGIKGSKSRLFFEAIRILDLHKPRLFIFENVKGLFSSNQGKDFEIVLRSFANLGIYDIQWQLLNTSWFLPQNRERIYLVGSLRGTTRPQVFPIGESCQKTENCTRRKLSEANISSTIHTKVGDSYVKDNPYILTIRGGRNVKSGSKVEFRKDGNTNCLTGVPEDNLFYNNWIPLKSERTEKAKSIRKNHQKKGKDYAPFKEKQLVPRADGKTSAILSQGHQDNLITNLHCVRKLTTLECERLQGFPDHWTKYGIRDGKEIELSDSRRYQLIGNAVSVPVVKMVGIQLLKGISQNQNPVKNTDHNMFILQSKALKLQLLFLKS, from the coding sequence ATGAAGAAACCCGTATTGCTGGACCTGTTTTCCGGGATAGGTGGATTTCCTAAAGGACTCATAGAAGGTGGTTTCAAATTCAAAAAACACTACTTCAGTGAAATTGATCCTTTTGCTATCGCCAATTATTCATATAACTTTAAAAATGCTACTTATGTCGGACCAATCGAAAACATCAAAAAAGGAACCATCCAAAAACCAGATATCATCACCTTCGGTTCCCCATGCCAGGATCTTTCGATGGCTGGAAAACGGAAAGGTATCAAAGGAAGTAAGAGCAGACTCTTTTTTGAAGCAATTAGAATCCTCGACCTTCATAAACCCCGTCTGTTTATCTTTGAAAACGTCAAAGGACTTTTCTCCAGTAACCAAGGCAAAGACTTTGAAATCGTACTTAGATCGTTTGCCAACCTTGGGATATATGACATCCAATGGCAATTGCTTAATACTTCCTGGTTTCTCCCCCAGAATAGAGAGCGGATCTACCTTGTCGGATCACTTAGAGGAACAACCAGACCCCAAGTATTTCCTATCGGAGAAAGCTGTCAAAAGACTGAAAATTGCACTCGAAGAAAACTCTCGGAAGCCAACATTTCTTCAACAATACATACCAAAGTAGGTGACTCTTATGTAAAAGACAATCCCTATATCTTAACCATCAGAGGCGGTAGAAATGTAAAAAGTGGATCAAAAGTAGAATTCCGAAAAGATGGAAACACCAATTGCCTAACGGGTGTTCCTGAAGACAATCTGTTTTATAATAATTGGATACCATTAAAATCTGAACGCACTGAAAAAGCAAAAAGCATTCGAAAAAATCATCAGAAAAAAGGAAAAGATTATGCTCCTTTTAAAGAAAAACAATTGGTGCCTCGTGCTGATGGGAAAACAAGCGCAATCCTGTCGCAAGGACATCAAGATAATCTAATCACTAATTTACATTGTGTTCGTAAATTGACTACTTTAGAATGTGAACGCTTGCAGGGTTTTCCTGATCATTGGACAAAATATGGTATTCGTGATGGTAAAGAAATAGAATTGAGTGATAGTAGAAGATACCAGTTGATCGGAAATGCAGTGAGTGTTCCTGTTGTGAAAATGGTTGGCATACAACTTTTAAAAGGGATATCTCAAAACCAAAACCCTGTAAAGAATACCGATCACAATATGTTCATCTTACAATCAAAAGCATTGAAGCTTCAACTTTTATTTTTGAAATCATAA
- a CDS encoding antirestriction protein has protein sequence MRKNAVSFDNYHQTLSQDDIKDLPDILQKGHQFFLEAKEFYHQEPEIWETIDIYLEQLNLFLSSQEKKNSNDAAVDFLKTFLNMHNSVQSKDELKDFIFRLQKAVSNKKITKDDRYATHIEQLQHKLIKQHNEMILQDQVKIFINRKWRSQLKRIVNPLPDKNLSGLDITTPREGYLFTSFDQQPIASATPTFRLPGAMGELLGDLEKFELAITIEGDQGGGKTRFTYQLADAFAEIGNNVAIFTLEIGGKSDLITRMKDEYLSPQNRNRISRADQLPDGYQTISNATGVFDVIIIDSWNKTGLPSQDFDRLRKQYPDTIFIVIFQRTTQKTIRGGTAPLYDAGINIEVIKVDDTFQNNYAVTTKNRYGITGVKYNISTKEIIRATNDVSETEPQTETA, from the coding sequence ATGAGAAAAAACGCTGTTTCATTTGACAATTATCATCAAACACTCTCCCAGGATGATATAAAAGATCTTCCTGATATTCTACAAAAAGGACATCAATTCTTTTTGGAAGCTAAAGAGTTCTATCACCAAGAACCAGAAATATGGGAAACCATTGATATCTATCTGGAGCAATTGAACTTGTTCTTATCATCCCAGGAAAAAAAAAATAGCAATGATGCTGCAGTTGATTTTCTAAAAACCTTCCTGAATATGCATAACTCTGTTCAATCCAAAGATGAATTAAAGGATTTCATATTTAGACTACAAAAAGCAGTCTCCAATAAGAAAATTACCAAAGATGATCGGTATGCAACGCATATAGAACAATTGCAGCACAAGCTGATCAAACAACATAACGAAATGATCCTGCAGGATCAGGTTAAAATTTTCATCAATCGCAAATGGAGATCCCAACTAAAAAGGATTGTCAATCCATTGCCAGACAAAAACCTATCCGGTCTTGATATCACAACTCCTAGAGAAGGCTACCTATTCACCTCTTTTGATCAACAACCTATAGCCAGCGCTACTCCAACTTTTCGATTGCCTGGAGCGATGGGCGAATTGTTAGGGGATTTAGAAAAATTTGAATTAGCCATTACTATTGAAGGGGATCAAGGAGGTGGGAAAACTAGATTTACATACCAGTTAGCCGATGCTTTTGCAGAGATCGGAAATAATGTTGCCATTTTCACCTTAGAGATTGGCGGTAAATCTGATTTAATTACCCGAATGAAAGATGAATATCTCAGTCCACAAAATAGGAATCGTATCTCCAGAGCAGATCAACTTCCTGACGGATATCAAACAATTTCAAATGCTACTGGTGTCTTTGATGTGATCATTATTGATAGTTGGAACAAGACAGGATTACCCTCACAAGACTTTGATCGCTTACGAAAACAATATCCGGATACCATATTCATCGTTATTTTTCAGCGTACTACTCAGAAAACCATTCGTGGAGGAACGGCTCCTTTATACGATGCAGGAATCAATATAGAAGTGATTAAAGTAGACGATACCTTCCAAAACAATTATGCGGTGACCACTAAAAATCGATATGGTATTACAGGGGTCAAATACAATATTTCTACTAAAGAAATTATTCGAGCTACCAATGATGTATCAGAAACAGAACCTCAAACAGAAACGGCATGA